TCTTGTCCTGAAGCTTCCCTACCATATCGCGCACAGCATCAACCTGCCCTTGAGGGGAGGCATCATGATCTTCCAATTTTATACCTGCTTCATCCGCCGCTTTTTGGGTTGCGTTTTGCAAATTTTTGGATGACATTTTTTGCCACCAAACAAACAAAGCAACCATCACTGATATTGCCACAATAATGCCTGCTAGCATTCCAGCAAATCCTTTCTTGTTTTTCATAATTTATTTTTTATTTTTCAATATCGATGACTTGTATTTTTCCGGATAATACGATTTTAGCCTTACTATTTTCGTTTTGTTAAGACCAAAATCTTTAATTTTTCTTGCCAAGCCTTCAACAAAATTATTCTGATCATACCCCAAGCAAATCACATCCGGCTGATATTTTTTGATTACTGCATATTTATCTTTAAGGCTTCCCAAAACAGCTTCGTCTACTAATTTATTATTGACTAATACCTTGAGTCTCTTTTGTTCTTTGTTCCTTGTCTCTTTTTTCTTCACTGATAATACCGTTTTATCTCTGGCAACTACCGCAATCAAATAATCCCCATATTTCCTGGCTTGCTTTAAAAAGTTTTCGTGGCCTTTGTGAAAAATATCAAACGTTCCAAAAACCATTGTTTTTTTATTCGCTTTGTTCATTTCCAAATTTTACCGGGATTACAACTTTGTTTATTTCTGATCCATCTTTGGCTGAAGATTCGAAAACCTCCAATATTCCTTCGGCTTGCACTGTTGAATATGCTATTTCTTCCTGAAATAATCCGAATTTTCCCGCGTCAGGACTTTTCGCGTCCGTGGTTCCCTGAAACAATACTTTTCCGCTTTTATCTTTAAGCCTAATACTTACCATATTTTCAAAAACCCTGGCTTTTCCTGTGACATCGAAAGGGGAACTGATTTTTGCATTTTCTTTGGGATCAAAAACGACAATGTTCGGCTCTTCGACCGGCTGTTCTTTGGTTTGATTGCTCAAATTCTCTCCGCAACCGGTAGTCGGCTTTTCCGCATTCGGATTTCCGTGTTTTATCCATTCGCCATTCTGGCAGATCCAATTATCTTCACCGGAAAAAAATCTAATTCCCAAAAGAACCGCTCCTGCCAGCAAAATAATTATTCCTCCAAAAATTAAAACTTTTTTCATTTTTTTATTCTAAAAATATTCATTTAAATCTAATCTCTACTTGCTATCTCTAATTTTTTCTTGTTTTCTTGATAGGATTTTATAAAATTATCGACAGTCCTGTCGCTAGCTGTTTCTGCCTCAGCTTCCGCCGGGAAAAAACAGGCTGGGATTTCTCCCTTTTCTCTGTGATGAGAAACGCATTCGCAACAAATTCCCTTCCTCGGACAATCCGGATAACTGCACGGACAATTCTCCAAATTTTGTTCTTTTTGACATTGCATAATTTTATTTTTTATAAATTATTTTATTTTATTTAAATTACCTTTTAAAACCACATCGACCATCGCTTTTATTTCATCTATATATGAAACGTCTTCAGGTATAGGATTCAATAAAAAAACTTTCTTATCATTCACATGAGCAAAGCCAATCTCCATTAAGGTATTTCCGCCGATATAATTTTTAATTCCATTCTTATCATAATTACAGACTAATATCGCATCCCCGCTTTTGATGCAATCGTGCCACCATTTAATAAATTTGTTTTCACGTTTAATTTTGGCGTGATTAGTTGCAATTCCCTTCAATAATTTTTTTGCGCTTCCATCAGCAATTCCAAACATTTCTTCATGCATCATCGGATCGTATCCCATTTTTTCTAGCTCTCGGTAAACCTCAACCAATCTATCGGCAAATTTTATGCTTCCCGAAACCGTAATTTTCATTTTTGGTTTTTCAGGCAATTTAAATCCGATTTTATACAGCATCTCTAAAATTTCTTCCAGGGGAATTCCATCCAAAAAATTTAAATAACTTCCTCTAATTTCTTTGACAAAAGTGGAAGAAAAATTATATTTCACATCAAAGCCAATCGCATATCCAATTCCTTTTTGATCTTGCTTATGATAAAAATCTACTTCTTCCTTGGATATTTTTCTCATTTCTCCTTTTGTTTCGGCAATCTTTCCAATATTTTTTCCTGATTCAATGTCTTTAATATATAATCCTGTATAAAAATCAAACTTTCGGCTTGACATCATTAATATTCTTTTCTTAGCTTCCTTCAAATTTTTCGGTTTCTCTAAAATTTTTCCATTACAATAGGCGACCGAATCAAAACCGATAATGATCCCTTTTTTATATCTTTCCGCCACCGCCTCGCATTTTCGCTTAGCTAATTCTAGAACCAATTTTCTAGGATCTTTCGGTCGATTTTTGAATCTTTCATCTATATCGCTTGGGCAAATTTCAAAATCAATACCGAGCGTTTCAAAGGCTCTTTTTCGATAAGGTGAAGCTGTCGCCAAAATTATCTTTTTCATATTTTTTTCAAAGCTTCAAAATGAATTTTATCATCCTTAAAAATCTCAATAACTTTATATTTTCCTTTTGTCCAAACTTCGCCTTTATTCAAAAAATGAGTGGTTTCTAGAATTTTAATGCTGGCAATCGGACGGGATAGTTTTTCATTTCCGCTGGTTTCCACGAGCGGAATCTGGCCTTTCCCCCAAAATGGATCGTCGCTTAGCCAATAATTTCTCTGTCC
The sequence above is a segment of the Parcubacteria group bacterium genome. Coding sequences within it:
- a CDS encoding Gmad2 immunoglobulin-like domain-containing protein, translated to MKKVLIFGGIIILLAGAVLLGIRFFSGEDNWICQNGEWIKHGNPNAEKPTTGCGENLSNQTKEQPVEEPNIVVFDPKENAKISSPFDVTGKARVFENMVSIRLKDKSGKVLFQGTTDAKSPDAGKFGLFQEEIAYSTVQAEGILEVFESSAKDGSEINKVVIPVKFGNEQSE
- a CDS encoding Maf family protein, which encodes MKKIILATASPYRKRAFETLGIDFEICPSDIDERFKNRPKDPRKLVLELAKRKCEAVAERYKKGIIIGFDSVAYCNGKILEKPKNLKEAKKRILMMSSRKFDFYTGLYIKDIESGKNIGKIAETKGEMRKISKEEVDFYHKQDQKGIGYAIGFDVKYNFSSTFVKEIRGSYLNFLDGIPLEEILEMLYKIGFKLPEKPKMKITVSGSIKFADRLVEVYRELEKMGYDPMMHEEMFGIADGSAKKLLKGIATNHAKIKRENKFIKWWHDCIKSGDAILVCNYDKNGIKNYIGGNTLMEIGFAHVNDKKVFLLNPIPEDVSYIDEIKAMVDVVLKGNLNKIK
- a CDS encoding DUF6485 family protein, whose translation is MQCQKEQNLENCPCSYPDCPRKGICCECVSHHREKGEIPACFFPAEAEAETASDRTVDNFIKSYQENKKKLEIASRD
- a CDS encoding adenylyltransferase/cytidyltransferase family protein — translated: MNKANKKTMVFGTFDIFHKGHENFLKQARKYGDYLIAVVARDKTVLSVKKKETRNKEQKRLKVLVNNKLVDEAVLGSLKDKYAVIKKYQPDVICLGYDQNNFVEGLARKIKDFGLNKTKIVRLKSYYPEKYKSSILKNKK